The proteins below are encoded in one region of Chroicocephalus ridibundus chromosome 9, bChrRid1.1, whole genome shotgun sequence:
- the ONECUT1 gene encoding hepatocyte nuclear factor 6 isoform X2 translates to MNAQLAMENIGDLHGVSHEPVPAAADLMSGSPHHRSAVAHRGSHLPAHPRSMGMASILDGGDYHHHHRPPDHALTGPLHPTMTMACETPPGMSMSSTYTTLTPLQPLPPISTVSDKFPHHHHHHHHHHHPHQRIPGNVSGSFTLMRDERGLASMNNLYTPYHKDVTGMGQSLSPLSGSGLGSIHNSQQGLPHYAHPSATMPAEKMLTPNGFEAHHPAMLARHGDQHLTPTSAGMVPINGIPHHPHAHLNAQSHGQILGSAREQNPSVTGSQVNSGSNSGQMEEINTKEVAQRITTELKRYSIPQAIFAQRVLCRSQGTLSDLLRNPKPWSKLKSGRETFRRMWKWLQEPEFQRMSALRLAAVVIIVRPWSWNFAWMPLQERRSPCGGSGIVCSEVAVPFGPRSPPPPPRTRQPALPAQSPGLICRE, encoded by the exons ATGAACGCGCAGCTGGCGATGGAGAACATCGGCGATCTGCACGGGGTGAGCCATGAGccggtgcccgccgccgccgacctGATGAGCGGCAGCCCCCACCACCGGAGCGCGGTGGCCCACCGCGGCAGCCACCTGCCTGCCCACCCGCGCTCCATGGGCATGGCGTCCATCCTCGACGGCGGcgactaccaccaccaccaccggccGCCCGACCACGCGCTGACGGGCCCCCTGCACCCCACCATGACCATGGCCTGCGAGACACCCCCCGGCATGAGCATGAGCAGTACCTACACCACGTTAACCCCTCTGCAGCCTCTACCTCCCATCTCGACGGTCTCGGACAAGttccctcaccaccaccaccaccatcaccaccaccaccacccccaccagcGGATACCGGGCAACGTGAGCGGCAGCTTCACGCTCATGCGGGACGAGAGGGGTCTGGCGTCTATGAACAATCTCTACACCCCCTACCATAAGGATGTTACCGGCATGGGGCAAAGCCTCTCTCCGTTGTCCGGATCTGGCCTGGGGAGCATCCACAACTCCCAGCAAGGGCTGCCCCACTACGCTCACCCCAGTGCCACCATGCCCGCCGAGAAAATGCTCACCCCAAACGGATTTGAAGCCCACCACCCTGCCATGTTAGCCAGGCATGGCGACCAACACCTCACCCCCACCTCCGCTGGCATGGTGCCTATCAACGGGATCCCACACCACCCCCATGCCCACTTGAACGCCCAGAGCCACGGGCAGatcctgggctctgccagggagcaaAACCCTTCCGTAACTGGTTCGCAGGTCAACAGTGGAAGTAATTCAGGGCAAATGGAAGAAATCAATACCAAAGAAGTAGCTCAGAGGATCACCACCGAGCTCAAGCGGTACAGCATCCCCCAGGCTATCTTCGCCCAGAGGGTGCTGTGCCGTTCTCAAGGGACCCTCTCAGACCTGCTGAGGAACCCCAAGCCCTGGAGCAAGCTCAAATCCGGCCGGGAGACCTTCCGCAGGATGTGGAAGTGGCTCCAGGAGCCGGAATTTCAGCGGATGTCTGCTCTGCGGCTGGCAG cgGTTGTAATAATCGTTAGGCCGTGGAGTTGGAATTTCGCGTGGATGCCTCTGCAGGAGAGGCGCAGTCCGTGTGGCGGCTCCGGTATTGTCTGCTCGGAGGTCGCCGTCCCGTTCGGTCCCCGttctccgccgccgcctccccgaaCCCGCCAGCCTGCGCTCCCAGCGCAGAGCCCGGGTTTAATATGCCGCGAGTGA
- the ONECUT1 gene encoding hepatocyte nuclear factor 6 isoform X3: MNAQLAMENIGDLHGVSHEPVPAAADLMSGSPHHRSAVAHRGSHLPAHPRSMGMASILDGGDYHHHHRPPDHALTGPLHPTMTMACETPPGMSMSSTYTTLTPLQPLPPISTVSDKFPHHHHHHHHHHHPHQRIPGNVSGSFTLMRDERGLASMNNLYTPYHKDVTGMGQSLSPLSGSGLGSIHNSQQGLPHYAHPSATMPAEKMLTPNGFEAHHPAMLARHGDQHLTPTSAGMVPINGIPHHPHAHLNAQSHGQILGSAREQNPSVTGSQVNSGSNSGQMEEINTKEVAQRITTELKRYSIPQAIFAQRVLCRSQGTLSDLLRNPKPWSKLKSGRETFRRMWKWLQEPEFQRMSALRLAGERETVNPSWSRGH; encoded by the exons ATGAACGCGCAGCTGGCGATGGAGAACATCGGCGATCTGCACGGGGTGAGCCATGAGccggtgcccgccgccgccgacctGATGAGCGGCAGCCCCCACCACCGGAGCGCGGTGGCCCACCGCGGCAGCCACCTGCCTGCCCACCCGCGCTCCATGGGCATGGCGTCCATCCTCGACGGCGGcgactaccaccaccaccaccggccGCCCGACCACGCGCTGACGGGCCCCCTGCACCCCACCATGACCATGGCCTGCGAGACACCCCCCGGCATGAGCATGAGCAGTACCTACACCACGTTAACCCCTCTGCAGCCTCTACCTCCCATCTCGACGGTCTCGGACAAGttccctcaccaccaccaccaccatcaccaccaccaccacccccaccagcGGATACCGGGCAACGTGAGCGGCAGCTTCACGCTCATGCGGGACGAGAGGGGTCTGGCGTCTATGAACAATCTCTACACCCCCTACCATAAGGATGTTACCGGCATGGGGCAAAGCCTCTCTCCGTTGTCCGGATCTGGCCTGGGGAGCATCCACAACTCCCAGCAAGGGCTGCCCCACTACGCTCACCCCAGTGCCACCATGCCCGCCGAGAAAATGCTCACCCCAAACGGATTTGAAGCCCACCACCCTGCCATGTTAGCCAGGCATGGCGACCAACACCTCACCCCCACCTCCGCTGGCATGGTGCCTATCAACGGGATCCCACACCACCCCCATGCCCACTTGAACGCCCAGAGCCACGGGCAGatcctgggctctgccagggagcaaAACCCTTCCGTAACTGGTTCGCAGGTCAACAGTGGAAGTAATTCAGGGCAAATGGAAGAAATCAATACCAAAGAAGTAGCTCAGAGGATCACCACCGAGCTCAAGCGGTACAGCATCCCCCAGGCTATCTTCGCCCAGAGGGTGCTGTGCCGTTCTCAAGGGACCCTCTCAGACCTGCTGAGGAACCCCAAGCCCTGGAGCAAGCTCAAATCCGGCCGGGAGACCTTCCGCAGGATGTGGAAGTGGCTCCAGGAGCCGGAATTTCAGCGGATGTCTGCTCTGCGGCTGGCAG GAGAACGCGAGACAGTCAATCCGAGTTGGAGCCGGGGTCACTGA